The genomic interval ATGGAAGCGCATGAGCTCTTCTGCGGCCTTCTCACGCTCAGTCTTAGATAGTTTCGTATGTATTTCGTAGGGTAGCGCCAGCGCTGGATTTTTCTTGAGCATTTTCAGCATCTTGCCCTTGCTGTCCTTGTATTTTGGATACATGAATAGACCTTCGAACGAGGTGCCGCCTATCAGCAGTGGCACATCCACGGACCAAGCCGTGCGATACATCTCTACAACGGGGCCCTTAATCAGGGCATCTTCGCCGCCGTCATTTCCAGATGGGGCCTGAACCAGTGGAGCAAATGGATACAGATGACCAAAGAGATAGTCGCAGTCGCCGAAGTGATTAAGACTCACTACCTCCTTGGCGGGCAAGGAGCGCAAGAATTTCAGTATTTCCGTTGCCTTGATTTCACCTCTGTAGCCCTTTTCCCATGCCAGACGGCAGAAGAGGTCATCTGCATAAGGTACAATAGCCCAGGGGCAGGTCATTGTGCCGGACATCATGACAGCTCGATGGAAAAGGCCAGACGCCTGTGGCGCGCACATCATAAAGTCCACCATGGCGCCGCCCGAACTAGTGCCCATAATGGTTACATTATCTGGATCCCCGTTAAAGTACGAGATGTATTCCTGCACCCAACGCATTGCGGTCAGATGGTCGTGCAGACCGGCATTTCCGGACACGCCCAGCTCTGGGCAGTTGATCCTGAGGAAACCCAGCGCACTGAGCCGATAATTGAACATAACATATACGATATCCTCGCGCATAAGATACTGAGGTCCGAATTTCTCGGTTATGGCGCCACCCGTGCAGAAGCCACCAGGAGTAAAGTTCACGATTACCGGCAATTTCTTCTCAGACTCATCGaactaaaaatacaaataccctcTAAATGCACATCACAATGGAACCTGAGAGTTACTAACATGCTTGGTATACACATTTATGTACAGACAATCCTCGCTGCCGGTGATTTGGTTTGAAGATATTCCCACTTGCGTGGGTACAGAACGATCCTTAGTGCAATCTAGAACCATATTACCCCATGGCTCTGCCGGTTGCGTTGGACTAAATCGCAACTCCCTGATCGGAGGCTTGCCATAGGGTATGCCTCTAAAGCTATAAAAGTCGTTGCCACAGTGACCCTCCTCATGGGTGCCCCTTACCTTGCCCATGGGCAGCTCTACAGTTTTTGCGGCTGCGCATTTGGAGTAGCGTAGTATTAAGGTTTTTACCAGATTATTACAGCTGTGGCCACGACTTTGTAAGcttaatttaaacatattataattttgatgTTTGTGTTCTGAAACTGAACAtagttttgattaaaaatgaattggCTGCCCTCGAAAGAGTTTGACCTTCCAGGTTCAAGTTCCAATCAACGGCGCataaaaatttatacaaataaaattaccATCTCGAAGGCTGCACAAGAAAATTCCGAGTTCGAATCCCTGATTTCAACTGATACAAGTGTCACGCAGCTGTGAACCCTTAACATTGAATTGTATTCATAAGGCGAATGaatatttacttttcttttatatacaaGCTTACCTGAGTTCAATAAACTGCAATCAAAATGTCATATCGTGTGttggtttaaaaataaagaattgtTTATTGGCACTGACGTATTTATTGCAGTTTTGAATagctttataaacaaataaaaatagagaGGAAAATCCTTTAGAacttataaattaataaaatttaattacataaataaaccaaaacaTAAAATTATCTATATTTAATGCCAATACTTTTACATGCAACTGCACGTACCTAAAACTTAACAGCACTCTGTTAAGTAGAAAGTCTACTGTTAACCACTAGAACATCTTTACCCGTAGCAGTTGGGCTTATAAAACTGTTAAGCCAATATTACAGCTAAATTTTATGCCTAGCTTTAACTACAGTAGTCTGATTTCATGGCTGGAAAGAACGCAATTAGTCAGTGATGCAAGTATGCCCCTTTGCTTAGGtagataaaataatatttaatagtgTTAATTGTGATCTTACAACCTGAGCACACATAAAAATTcacttatatttttatttttttaaatcagcaacaagcaacaacaacaatgtcaaCCAGGTTTTGCGGCCCATTAAATGTTAACAACACGAACAGCTGTCGACAAATTGTTGTAATAGCGCTCTCTGTACTGCCCGGTACAACGGGCATTATCAATAAAGTTTTCATGCTCCCATTGCCATATGTTTTTCAataagagcaacaacagcgtcgTCTATCGAGATAAGCGGTCGCTTTTGTCGTTCGTGATTAAAACATCAACTGGGAGACTCCGGTCGCTTCGAAGATTGAAATAACTACATACAGTGAACACTGGCTAAGgcataattttgaattaatatAAGAACGTCATAAATTATAACAGCAAATATTTCAGTTAATTATTAGAAgatcatatattttattctaaCTCTAACCAGAATCCTCTTCTGTATATCAAATGAAAGCAGCATGTGTCAAAAATGTATCAAAATTTATACTGTCAAGCATTTTCTGGTCCATTTCTCTTCACAACTAAATTACCAGTTGCCGTTAGCGAGTTACCACTGTGTATGAAAATTGGGTGCGCGTAAGCGCATTCGTAGACAGCCCTATTCTAGTTGAACGTTCAGTTGGAGCTTGTCAATTGCTAGGGACAGAAGTGAAAGCAACGCTAGTCACAAAAATTGGTTCGCGTATAACCCACAAGGACGTAATACCCATCTGACATGAATGTGCAAATGGGTGTTGCGGATCTGCTAAAGCTGGGCACCAAGTAGGTGACATGAGTCTTTCCATTTAATCGCTGTCAATGGCATCGTAAATGCCAACAGCCAGCAAAAGTTTAGCGATAAGATAAGATCAACTTGTTTAGCAGGCCAATAATATGAACTTCGATTGCTCTACTCTAATCCAATGACAGGCTCATTGGCCACAAGATCGTGCAGTACACTCTGGCTACAAAGGTCACGACGGTGCTCGAAACCCAGTATGGTCGGGTGCGCGGCCTTCAGCGTAAGACCCTCTACGAACAGGAGCTCTACTTTGCCTTCGAAGGCATACCCTATGCCAAGCCGCCGTTGGGTGAGCTGCGTTTCCGCGCGCCACAGCCCCCAGAACCCTGGAAGGACGTCAGAGATTGCACGTATGGACGCGCAAAGCCCATGCAACAGCATTTTGTGATGCATGTAGTCGAGGGCTCCGAGGATTGCCTCTACCTAAATGTGTACGCAAAGAAACTTAAGTCGGAAAAGCCCCTGCCCGTCATGGTGTGGATCTATGGTGGCGGTTTTCAGATTGGCGAGGCGACAAGGGATGTTCACAGTCCAGATTACTTTATGCAAAAGGATGTTATTCTAGTCACACTTAACTACAGGCTGGGAGCTTTAGGTAAGTGCTTATTTAATCTTGGGCTGAGTTTGGAGAGTGTGGTAAAATCTCGGAATTCTGTGAAATttcctctcactctctcaacGAACACAAGTTTTATTatagttttttgtatataagtatatatgtggAGCACTCAATAGCGTGTCGGCAATCTAAATTACATGCTGTGATTGAAGATATTGGCCGTACAACCAACCTGTATTGCGATAAAGagtattgttattaattttgtataattaatGTGGGCGGCTCTCTTCCATTCCCGTAAGAGTTAACAGCAGAACGGCGTACGTACACCAGCTTTTCTTTACTTATATGGTTATACAAAAGGTTGAATTGTGGCAACTACACAATATTTTGCTAACCAAAATGCTAAAGCAATGTAAAGGTTAATGCTGTTAACTTAACAGAATGCCTTACAGAATTCGTTACTGCAAAATACTGTTACAACCAAAACTTAAATGGTCAAAAAGGGAATAGTAattgaataattaatatataatattttgcgaatgtgattaataaaataatgcatGCCCTTGTCACAGGTTTTCTAAGCCTCTCCGACCGGGACTTGGATGTACCTGGCAATGCTGGACTCAAGGATCAGGTAATGGCCCTGCGTTGGATACACAACAACATCGCTAACTTCAACGGTGATCCAAACAACATTACACTAATGGGCATAAGTGCGGGCGCTGCTTCCACCCAGATAATGATGTGCACAGAACAGACACGAGGTCTCTTCCACAAGGCAATCCTCATGTCGGGCTCATCGCTCTGTGGCTGGGCCCGTGAGCCCCAGTACAATTGGTCCCATCGGCTTGCTTGCCAGCTGGGCTATGTGGGCAGCGACAATGAGAAGGAAGTGTTTCGGTTTCTACAGCGCGCCTCGGCGAGAGAAATTACCAGCTGTACAACGCTGCGAAGCCAGGAGGAGTTACGTGATTATATACTGTTTCCATTTGGACCCGTCATAGAACCTTATGTGAGCGCCAACTGTGTGATCTTCAGGCCACCTGAGGAGATGCTGTCCCAGGCCTGGGGCAATGAACTGCCCATAATCATTGGTGGCACTTCGTTCGAGGGCCTCTTCTCCTACCAATTCGTAATGCAGGATGCGGAGCATCTACTTAGCGCTTTTGAAGCCTTAATACCCAGAGAGGTGCGTGATGTGTCCACGCCAGCGGAGCTTAAGGAACACATTAGACACCTAAAGGTGTCATCTTTCGACGATCCCACAAGAGGCCGCATGGAGTTCAAGGAGTGCTTGCAGTTGCTTTCCATGAAGCACTTTTGGCATGGTATCCATCGAACTTTACTCGCCCGGCTGGCCTATGCGCCGACCAAGCCCACCTATCTGTATCGCTTCGACTTCGACTCGCCCACCTTCAATCACTATCGCATTATGGTGTGTGGCCGCCATGAACGAGGCGTCTCCCATGCGGATGACTTcttctatttattttactgcATCCCAGCCTACAAACTGGACAAGTTTTCGCCGGAATACCTCACTATCGAGCGTCTGATTGGCATGTGGACGGCATTCGCGACACACAGTGATCCCAATCGCGCTCAGGTGTTGCCTGTCTCTTGGGAGGCAGTCGACTCGAACGTTACTCCAAAGTGCCTAAACATTGGACGACAACTCCAGTTTATTGAATTGCCCGAGATCAAGCAGTTGAAACTCTGGGATAGCTTCTATAAGAAACTGAAATTGTATTAGGTCAGCGTAAGGTCGTCAGGTTAATATTGTGTAATATTTGGGTCATCACATACGAGGTTTAAGAGGTTTTAGATATCGTtggttaaataaatatatatatatatataaatatatatatatattatatattatatatgtatatatatatgtatatatatgtatattcaaatatatatagtgtaGTAAATTGTACAAcaagaaaacgaaaacgaaaaacatCCAAAGGTTGAccaaaactaaatatatattttaaggtaattatttatttctgttttacaatcattttataattttataaaaaatattcgtgaactgcaaaataaaagacaCTGCTTTTTATTATCAATCTACTTACGCAAATTCGTGTCACATTAATTGCCGTCACGACACGCACCCATCTCCAACTGCGTCGAGATTCGAATCCATGAGTTTTTTTATTGCTGTATGCTCCTGACAAACACCGTTAGAGCTGGGAAGTGAATTTTCACTGTAGCTACCTTATACGATAAAAACGTAGGTTAAGGCGGGGATTAGGGAACTTCCATTCGCATGTGTGGGAAaacgcgaaaaacgtttgtaaaacaattttttgttttgcccgCGGCAAATGCGGGTCAACGGTTTAAAGAAAGTTTATTCATCAGCTGCAAAATTCTCACCGCAAGTCTAACATCAGCG from Drosophila virilis strain 15010-1051.87 chromosome 2, Dvir_AGI_RSII-ME, whole genome shotgun sequence carries:
- the alpha-Est6 gene encoding esterase B1, translating into MFKLSLQSRGHSCNNLVKTLILRYSKCAAAKTVELPMGKVRGTHEEGHCGNDFYSFRGIPYGKPPIRELRFSPTQPAEPWGNMVLDCTKDRSVPTQVGISSNQITGSEDCLYINVYTKHFDESEKKLPVIVNFTPGGFCTGGAITEKFGPQYLMREDIVYVMFNYRLSALGFLRINCPELGVSGNAGLHDHLTAMRWVQEYISYFNGDPDNVTIMGTSSGGAMVDFMMCAPQASGLFHRAVMMSGTMTCPWAIVPYADDLFCRLAWEKGYRGEIKATEILKFLRSLPAKEVVSLNHFGDCDYLFGHLYPFAPLVQAPSGNDGGEDALIKGPVVEMYRTAWSVDVPLLIGGTSFEGLFMYPKYKDSKGKMLKMLKKNPALALPYEIHTKLSKTEREKAAEELMRFHFGHRPIDKNSVIQFLDFFSYKLFWHGIHRVVLSRLAHARAPTFLYRFSYDSPTPIVRPYFTGKDITCGVCHAEDMAYLFPLKNRTPRMSGDENLITQRMVGILTTFARTGNPNCEETKSVLWKPLRNEDPFQAMLIDQKLKFGTQSEKEVLLMWDKLYDNHNSLLFGG
- the LOC6632664 gene encoding esterase B1, with the translated sequence MNVQMGVADLLKLGTKLIGHKIVQYTLATKVTTVLETQYGRVRGLQRKTLYEQELYFAFEGIPYAKPPLGELRFRAPQPPEPWKDVRDCTYGRAKPMQQHFVMHVVEGSEDCLYLNVYAKKLKSEKPLPVMVWIYGGGFQIGEATRDVHSPDYFMQKDVILVTLNYRLGALGFLSLSDRDLDVPGNAGLKDQVMALRWIHNNIANFNGDPNNITLMGISAGAASTQIMMCTEQTRGLFHKAILMSGSSLCGWAREPQYNWSHRLACQLGYVGSDNEKEVFRFLQRASAREITSCTTLRSQEELRDYILFPFGPVIEPYVSANCVIFRPPEEMLSQAWGNELPIIIGGTSFEGLFSYQFVMQDAEHLLSAFEALIPREVRDVSTPAELKEHIRHLKVSSFDDPTRGRMEFKECLQLLSMKHFWHGIHRTLLARLAYAPTKPTYLYRFDFDSPTFNHYRIMVCGRHERGVSHADDFFYLFYCIPAYKLDKFSPEYLTIERLIGMWTAFATHSDPNRAQVLPVSWEAVDSNVTPKCLNIGRQLQFIELPEIKQLKLWDSFYKKLKLY